Proteins from a genomic interval of Providencia stuartii:
- the rsxB gene encoding electron transport complex subunit RsxB, with protein sequence MMSLWIAIGILAVLGLIFGLVLGYASLRFKVEEDPIVEKIDAILPQSQCGQCSYPGCRPYAEAVANNGEMINKCAPGGEQVMLKISELLNVDPQPIDGDESAQNPVRKVAIIDEENCIGCTKCIQACPVDAIVGATRAMHTVIEDLCTGCDLCVAPCPTDCIELVPVKTTTANWKWDLNSIPVKNIPVSANEQQPKSPFSAVKGDAHV encoded by the coding sequence ATGATGTCGTTATGGATTGCTATTGGCATTTTAGCTGTTTTGGGACTGATTTTTGGTTTAGTCCTTGGCTATGCCTCTCTACGCTTTAAAGTTGAAGAAGACCCTATTGTCGAAAAAATTGATGCGATTTTGCCTCAAAGCCAATGTGGTCAATGCAGCTACCCAGGCTGTCGTCCTTATGCGGAAGCCGTCGCTAATAATGGTGAGATGATCAATAAATGTGCCCCCGGCGGCGAGCAAGTTATGTTGAAAATTTCCGAGCTGCTGAATGTCGACCCTCAACCGATTGACGGCGATGAGAGTGCACAGAATCCCGTTCGTAAAGTTGCCATTATTGATGAGGAAAACTGTATTGGATGCACCAAATGTATCCAAGCATGTCCTGTCGATGCCATTGTTGGTGCAACCAGAGCGATGCATACCGTCATTGAAGACTTGTGTACAGGTTGTGACCTATGTGTCGCGCCCTGCCCAACCGACTGTATTGAACTGGTTCCCGTGAAAACGACGACGGCAAACTGGAAATGGGATTTAAACAGTATTCCAGTTAAAAATATTCCTGTGTCAGCTAATGAACAACAGCCCAAATCACCCTTTTCTGCGGTAAAAGGTGATGCACATGTTTAA
- the rsxA gene encoding electron transport complex subunit RsxA codes for MTDYLLLFIGTVLVNNFVLVKFLGLCPFMGVSKKLETAIGMGFATTFVMTLASISSWLMDTLILVPLDLLYLRTLSFILVIAVVVQFTEMVVRKTSPTLYRLLGIFLPLITTNCAVLGVALLNINQSHGFLQSAVYGFAAAVGFSLVMVLFAAIRERLAVADVPAPFRGSSIGLVTAGLMSLAFMGFSGLVKF; via the coding sequence ATGACTGATTATCTTTTACTATTTATTGGAACAGTGCTGGTTAATAACTTTGTGCTGGTAAAATTCCTTGGTCTGTGTCCATTTATGGGCGTATCAAAAAAACTCGAAACAGCCATTGGAATGGGCTTTGCTACGACTTTTGTCATGACACTTGCCTCCATCAGTTCTTGGCTGATGGACACGTTAATTTTAGTGCCTCTTGACCTTCTCTATCTACGCACCCTCAGCTTTATTTTAGTGATCGCCGTCGTTGTTCAGTTCACCGAAATGGTTGTCAGAAAAACCAGTCCAACACTCTACCGCTTATTAGGGATTTTTCTCCCACTCATTACAACTAACTGTGCTGTGTTAGGTGTTGCTCTGTTAAATATCAACCAGTCGCATGGTTTCTTACAGTCAGCCGTTTATGGTTTTGCTGCCGCAGTCGGCTTCTCATTGGTCATGGTTTTGTTTGCCGCTATTCGTGAACGGCTTGCTGTTGCCGATGTCCCTGCTCCTTTTCGTGGTTCATCTATTGGCCTAGTTACTGCTGGACTTATGTCTTTAGCATTTATGGGTTTTAGTGGTTTGGTGAAATTCTAA
- a CDS encoding DUF2569 domain-containing protein codes for MTPVYDHHRITGWLLAPAAFILMTFFAVCAMVVMYSIKLYQIVTTIENWSSYIPLDWCLSFLITVVMALFTAHILKLMFIRSKHFPRRFIIWLLVLLLLGLKTFAFAAVEDNIALKTLAWPLIGAGVFVPYIKNSARVKMTFTQDR; via the coding sequence ATGACGCCTGTCTATGACCATCATCGAATTACGGGTTGGCTCCTTGCTCCAGCCGCCTTTATTTTAATGACATTTTTTGCTGTGTGCGCCATGGTAGTAATGTATTCCATTAAACTTTATCAAATTGTCACCACTATTGAGAATTGGTCCAGTTATATCCCGTTAGATTGGTGTTTATCATTTCTTATTACCGTTGTGATGGCGCTATTTACCGCTCATATTTTGAAATTGATGTTTATTCGTTCTAAACATTTCCCTCGCCGTTTTATTATTTGGCTATTAGTGTTATTGCTGTTGGGATTAAAAACCTTCGCCTTCGCTGCCGTTGAAGACAATATCGCACTAAAAACACTCGCTTGGCCACTTATTGGCGCGGGAGTCTTTGTGCCTTACATTAAAAATTCTGCCCGCGTGAAAATGACTTTCACACAAGATCGATAA